Within Vicia villosa cultivar HV-30 ecotype Madison, WI linkage group LG1, Vvil1.0, whole genome shotgun sequence, the genomic segment AAGTAAGTACTTTTGGTACTAaattactttattatattaaaataattaactagGAATAAGAAAATAAAAGCTGCAGGGGGTGTCAAGATCTGGACTAGTGTGCTGCAAAGCAATGATATCAAAGCCCAATTAATAAGAATCCAGGAAGGATTTTTGTTTGCAGCAtatgtcacgcaccgtaactttatcCTCACATGTTCGGAAACTTGAAACGTATTGGTTATCGcccaatagtttcaaaagttgttgcattttcgACCTCGGACCCATCttcaagactttaagattgtgtcgttcattgtatacttgcttgatatttgaaacactatccggtgtttttcgcttcaaatcgacaagtatgtttctcggcgccactttgactatcgataagtccgaaataacattcttctcttcgcgggataaccgacacgccattggatgcccgtgtagtttggtttccaaggcatgattatgaactccacaaatgacgctaaaacgccacaaatcatcaatcctccgaGTAATGCGCAACCTAAACGGACACCCACattttctcgatcccgtgtcttcgtgttttaacacccgaTTTGTTGGTACATACCTCCCACCCCTCTTGCTATTCAACACGACAAAAACTTTCcgtctactatttccattgtcggaccttaatatGACAATGCCAAATCCAAGTCTTCTAGCTTCACTTCGAACCcaatcaaacaattgttcatgaCAAGCGAAGCtcatatcatttgtaaattgttatCGAACATCCACTGCATCGATCATGGCTTTAACATCATTAACCAGCTCTTTATTAACGTTAACATCTTCCGAAACTACTAAGTCATCGgtgacaatgttgtccggatgcaccatacctaacatattcCAAAAAATACTAAAACtgttaaaactgttttttttttaaattctgccAGACCTTATTTCaaaagtacatttccgaaaattGTTAGGTGATTTTTtccggaaatgcacttccgaactGACGCAGTTTTCAGTCTCTTAaatcaacaacaatgtagtggaaTAGAAGATAAAATGAATGATGTTTatctcaaattgtagctttctatgctccttTTTGTATGATCAaccgtttgaaacttgattttgagacgaaaaattgattgagaataatggaggttttggagagggtttgtgttaggttttgatgaaaatgatgaaatagtgaaggagagaAAATTGTATATGAACagattttttcggagatgcatctccgaaaaaatacTTGACAGTTAAAATCCAACgtttattttgaattttcaagGATTtctgagatgcatctccgaaaacaccaaaaaagaggtgtttttggagatgcatctccaaagtctgagaaaatctagaaaaaaaatacttcggagatcCGAAGCAGGGTAATTTTAGATTTTCGCTGGAAATCCTCCTCATAGGAGTCAatcaaaaaattctcaaaaacttATTAGACCAAAGCAAAGGATATCATTCGGTCCACCACACAAGTCATCATAGCCCAATCCAGATTTATTTATAGCATTTATCTCCTTTGACATATCATTATCTATTATTTAAACAAAAGTAAATTATGTTATATCAAGAAAAagaaacataattaaaaaaaagaggctaaattacagttttggtccccttatttttgtgttttcacgattttagtctccctgttttgtttttaaacacttttggtccctcatccCCACTTTAGCTACCAAAAACGCCTAGGTGGCACTTTTTAAATTACGTggcattattaaaaaaaataattaaaaaaaagaaacataatTAAAAGTatcaaaacaattgaaaaaaaaggAATCGTGAAATCAGGGTTGAAAAGAATGGTTATTAGACTTCTTGTGATCAGAGTTCCCTTTCTCCTCTGTCGAGCTTCGACATAGTCTTCTTCCGCGAATTCTCTTTCGCCTTCACTCCGTCGAGCTTCGATCCTGCTTCAACACCGCCGTCGCCACTCCGTCACTTTTCCTCTATTCATCTCTCAGATTTTTCTAGGGTTCTCCCAATTCCTCAATCATCACCATATCTCGATTATCATCAATTACATTCAGATTCGCTTCGATTTTTCCTCCTTCAACAAATCTCTCAGCTATGAAAATGGATTTAATGTCTGGTTACAAGGTAACAATCCCATCCTTACCACTCTCTTCAAATTAATTTCCTAAATTTGTCTCAGTGCATTGTATTCATTTCAGTGATCACAACTAGATTAGGGTAATTATTAATTAATCACCGTTTAGAAATTAATTAGTTAATCTATTAACTTTTTCCCAGGGTGTTGTTGGACTTGTTTTTGGTAACGAGAATTCTTCAAATGAAGATAGGTAAGTTTGATTTTTTGATCCTTTTGAGAAGCTTTACTCTTAGTGCTATTAATCTATTAATCTTTTCAATGTTATGTATGATGTATCAATAGGTATGTTGAGCGTTTGCTTGATCGAATAAGCAACGGGAAACTACCCGATGATAGGAGAAATGCTATTACGGAGCTTCAGGCTGTTGTCTCAGAAAATAAAGCTTTCCAGTTAGCATTTGGGGCAATGGGTATGTGTATCCTTTTTCTCGCGAACAAGTTGTTTGAGTTTTGTTTCACTCGGCTTATGGAATGTGTTTCGTGCACCTTTTTCAGGTCTTCCTATAATGTTAGGTGTCTTAAAAGAAGAACGTCATGATGTTGAAATGGTGATAAAACATTCTTCCCCATTATATTTACtgtctattttttctttttgttttttcatgtttctttttgtCCTTAAGGATCCACATCGTTATTTTAGTTGTTATTAGGATGATAAGTGAAAAGAGGAAAAAAACTGAGGTTAAGTATGTGACATTGTTTTCAACAGGTTGATTATTAGATTCATAAAGTAGTCCACCTTGCTTAATCTAGATTTGTATACGGTCCTTAATTTATATCTATCATGATTTATGAGTAAATAACAATCTGGGTTCTTGAAAATTACAAAGCATTCCCAAATATGTCTTTCCTTTGTCAGTTTGATTTTCAAATGTGTATTTTGTTAGTAAGTTTAGTCCTTGAATATACCGTCTGTTAATTAGTTTGGTCCATGAAATTACTAACAAAAGATACACTGAGATATACTTTTGTAATTTCAATGCATTCAGGGACTCTAGTGACGCTGCATCAcatatttaataaacaaaatgACTGATTACTCGTATGTAAAGGAATTTCAACTTTCAGTATTTGGGTTGAGGttcttcagttaacttaattgCCGACCTTCTTTGTTCTAAAATTTGTTTGTAAACCATGCATGAGCTCTGTAATAACCAAGAGCCTTTATTTATGTTAGGTAGCATTTTTTTAAAGAGATTTTAGATCACCAGCAGTGCTCTTAAAGAAACTGGATGAGAAATAGGcaaagaaataaaatttattgATTGAATCCCTAGATTCCAAATCCTGTAACCAACAAGATAAAATAATAGGATTAGGGCTGAGATATTACATTCTTTCACTCAGCCACCTTCTTCCTTCACCTAATCCTATGTATTCGACTTCATACTGACCGTATGCTTGATTATAGTTAGTTATTTTTCTGTTTAGAAGAATGAGTTCAGATCCTTCTTAATCAGTGGTCTCCTATCTCACTCCAACCATCAACCCAGTGTGTTGGGGTTTTATGTTTGGTGTTGCTAGTCTCCTTTATTGGTGGACATTGGATCAGTTAGACTGTGATGGTTTTTTGTTTGCAGTTATTGAATTAAAACAATTCGTTATTAAAATCTTGCTCTAGTTCCTTGTTCTCCAGTCTCCATCAATTGTCCTCTCCCTAAACGTGTACTATTTTCTTTACTTTAACAAATTTCAGTGGCAAGTTAATTAAAAATTACATCCATGCAGGTTCGCGGTGCCTTGGAAACTCTTGTGAGTGCATTGACTCCTATTAACCATGCAAAAGGATCCAGTAATGAAGTTCAGCCAGATTTGATGAATACTGATTTACTTTccagagaagaagaaagtatcCCTCTTCTTCTAAGTTTGTTGGTAAGAATTTCTTTACCAAAATCATGGGATTTAATCTCAATTATATCATTAAAAGTTTCCTTGACTTTTAAGGTTATGCATATAAATCATGAAGTTTCTTAGTCATCTTTTCCTTCGGAATACTTTGACAGGAAGAGGATGATTTTTATGTACGATATTATACTCTGCAAATATTGACCGCCCTTCTCACTAATTCTCGACTGAGGTATTTGTTTAATAGCTTCCATGGTAGTTTGACTCATGAAATTGTTAAATCATATTTCTTGAAAAGCACCCTATCTGACTACTTCTTTAGATTACAGGAAACTATATTGACTATACCCCGTGGCATAACTCGGCTAATGGACATGCTTATGGATCGCGAGGTTCAAGATTTGAAAACTTTCTAATAATCTCAAAAAAAATTTCTAACTTAATAATTGATATCCGTCATCATGTCTACTATAAAAAATATAGCTTTTTAAACCTTTCCAATCATAATTACTTGTTGGTTGTTGGCTGTTGGCTGTTGGCTGTAGTTGATAATATAAAAATGATCACGGTTTACTTTTCAGGTTATAAGGAATGAGGCATTATTGCTTCTTACTCACCTGACTCGTGAAGCTGAGGTAACCTTTTGCTCTAACAGAAATGTTGTCCCCCACTtcacatttttttaaaacttttttctttcataCTACGGTGGAATTATGTCATCTAAATACATTAACGGTTACAGGAGATCCAAAAGATTATTGTCTTTGAAGGTGCTTATGATAAGATATTCAGTATCATAAAGGAGGAGGGAAATTCAGATGGTGGTGTAGTCGTGCAGGTGAGGCATGGTACTCTATTACAGTGTTTATCCAATTTGCTTTATATATCTTTTGGTCTAAATAATTCTTTGGTAACGTTTCAGGACTGCCTTGAATTGTTAAACAATTTGATTCGTAGCAATGCATCCAATCAGGTTCGTTGACTCTGTCGTGTTTATTAAGTTTATTCCTGATTGATACTGATTTCAACTATGCATGGTTCAGGTACTACTCAGAGAGACTATAGGACTTGATCCATTGATATTGATTTTCAAGCTGAGGGGAAGTTCTTACTCTTTTACTCAACAAAAGGTTGGATTCTTTCAATTTTGTTTACTTTAACTTTATGCTGTTAGTTAATCTTTATAGCTGACTCTTGTTTAAACACCATGCCAGTAGACAATCAATCTACTCAGTGCATTAGAAACCATAAAATTGTTACTAAAAGGAGGTTCTGATGCCGATCCCGGGAAAGATGCtaataaacagaaaaataagaCAGCTCTGGTTCAGGTTTGTGAAAATCTCAGTCTTATTATGATGATtgctcaaatagcaatctggttACATTACAGTCATCTAATACTGATGTTTTGTTGAATCGGGTGTAGAAAAAAGTACTGGACAATTTGTTGATATTAGGTGTTGAAAGCCAATGGGTACCTGTTGCAGTTCGCTGTGCGGTAAGATAACTCTCCTCTCACAATGTATAGATACATCAGCTCTAAATATAaatattgtttaattaattattcgATCTTATATGTTCATTATAGATTTAGTTTAAGACTGTCTTTGTGCTTTTGAATGTAAAGTCCTAGTAATAATTTTCATTATAAAATACTTTATACAATATCGTGtttttaaacaataataaaattttatttcttaacATTCATTTACATATAAGATAATCTTCACATTTTTCTAAAACCTAATCTTATAAGTtactatatattattataaatattatatatagacAAGTCTGTGCAACAAACATGTTTTATTACTTATTACAATGTGTGTGGAAAGAAATAACCTTTCCTTTCTTGATTCCATTGCTATCATAAATATTTCATTCCTTACATTACAAATGACATCTAGACATGGTTGTATATTGCTGTTCTGTTTGATGTTTTAGCCTTTTAGCTAATGACAGAGCGATGTCCATGCATCTGAGTGATAGTATCTGTTGTTCTAAACACTTGTATGAAAGTTTGTCAATAATAAGTCGTCTTGTTGATTAATCGGTTGAACTTGGAGTTTGCTTGGGTTATACAATAGTCGATGCCCCCAATTTACCTTGACTTTATTTCCATTTCAAAAGAGCATTTTTACTTTTTGGTTATAGTAGTATGCCTTTCCCAGTTTCTATTCTACACTATCAACAACAAAAatcaagccttatcccactaagtggggtaggctacatggatcaaattaCGCCATAATGTTATATCCAAGACCATGTTTTTATCCAATttgttaatctcgagatctttcttaaaagtttctcttatagtttttccAAGTCTTCCTCTACCTCTAGCTTACAACGGAATCTTTAGGTCTTCTTTCTACATGCTTAAACCACCTAAGCCTATTTTCCACCATCTCTCTAATAATGTCATTTCTAATCTTATCCCGTCTAGTTTTACTTACCATACATCCAACGCAACATCCTCATTTTTGTTCTACGCCATCGCCGTCGATCTAAATTTTTGGTTGTTCTGAAGTGTCTAGTTTGTATGAAATTTTTCTATTACTATATGAAGTATGGAGCGGTTTTCAATTTGATGCTGTTAAATTCTATCTTATTAGGCATTGAAATGTATTGGGGACTTGATTGTTGGAGATTCGAAGAATCTCGATCTTCTTGCTAGCAAAGTTCTTGGGGAGGAGCCACAAGTCGAACCTGCTCTGAATTCTATACTTCGAATAATTTTGAGGTCTTCTAGCATGCAAGAGTTCGTTGCAGCtgattatgttttcaaaaacttttgTGAGGTTGGTTATGCTTACTTCTTTATCTTGAGTTGTTTTTAAAAGTATCATCATACATATTACATAATTGAAGAGCTAATAAACTTGATTATTGTTGCATATTAATGCTTTTGACTACATTTTTCATTTCTGCTTTTTTTTAATGGATTAATTCCTTTTTTGATTAACCTTGTCTAAATCAGAAAAATGCTGATGGCCAAGCAATGCTAGCGTCTACTCTAATTCCACAACCATATTCCGTGAATCATTCATTCCATGAGGAGGATGTTAATATGTCTTTTGGAAGGTTTGTTCTGTTTGTGGTGCTTTAATGTTGCACTTATTGATATTTTgcgattaaattttttaatactgCGTTTGTGTCTGTTTCCTAAATTTTAACATTTGGGTTAATATGCTATCTTCAATCacttttaattttatcatttgttTCTCTTTCAGCATGCTATTACACGGTCTTACTTTGGGTGAAAATGATGGTGATCTTGAGGTATGTGATacttctttatatatatttcagaTTTATATGGCAAGCTAATCCCAGCGAAACTATTGGGCGTAAAATTCAAATGaacactttttatttatttatttctattttaccTGTACAATGGAAGCCACTGTTACTAGTATGAATTATCTGACTAATGTTATTTTAAATATGTAGACTTGTAGTAGAGCTGCTAGTGTTCTATCACATATATTGAAGGACAATCTCCCATGCAAGGAAAGGGTATACAAATAATTCCCTGCTTCAATGTATTTTTTAGCTTTATTTTACAACCAGTTTTAGTAGATATAGGGACTACATAATACATTCTGATTAATTTGTTTTATGACTAAAATTTttatcatataaaaatcaatgaATTCATCTTAAAATATAGATTTCTTCTATAGAAAGGAATTCTACGATATGGGTATTTTATATCCAATTTAAACTTTTTACTccaattgaaaagaaaaagaaaattgtctCCATTCCCTTATTTTGAGGAATTTGTTTCTAAGCTTATGTCTCTCGCATGCAATAGCTTATTCTAATTGATAAATTACTtcgttttcttttttttctttttttgctaaAAGAGTTAATAGGTGTATTGCTTGCATGGTCTGTTTGATCTATgtaacatatttatttttctctctgtTCCCATTTGTTAGTAGTTGAATGGAAATTGTGACACTATTGGGTAAATTTTAACAAGTTTAACCTTTTAGCATTGATAAATACTCTCACTAGAGATCTAGTCCCACCTTTGGGTAATTCAAGTTTTACTTGATGGCCGCATATCTGATTTGCTTCTTATATATGAATAATGTTCTTGTGCATTTACTTCAAGGATAACCAAATgttatttttgctattttttattGCTTCAATGTTGACTTGTTTTGGCTTCTTTTCActagatttttttttcttcacaaaTTTATACTTAATGATAGTATGAATCGTAAGATTTAGAAAACGAAAAACAGAAATTTAGGTGCTCAGAAATCTTACGAGAGATGTTTCAGGTTTTGCGAATTGAAATTGAGGCACCCATGCAATCTCTAGGAGCTCCCGAACCACTAATGCATCGAATGGTAAAATATTTGGCCCTTGCTTCTTCAATGAAATCCAAAGATGGAAAGTCTAATAATACATCAGGAAATTCATATGTTCAAGCTGTTATCTTGAAATTACTGGTCACCTGGCTAGCAGATTGTCACAATGCAGTGCACTGCTTCCTAGATGCCCGGCCCCACCTTACCTATCTTCTTGAGCTAGTATCAAATTTGTCAGAAACAGTATGTATAAAGGGATTTGCAGCAGTTGTGTTGGGTGAATGTGTGATCTATAACAAATCTACTGATAGCGGAAAAGATGcatttgccattgttgatttgATAAGTCAGAAAATTGGGCTTAGTTCGTACTTCTTGAAATTTGAGGAGATGCATAAGAGTTTTGTTTTCGCTAACGCGGAGTCATCACTCACACATAGATCATTCTCTAGATCTTCAGCAGCTAGTATGGCAGATATTCAAGATGTAGATGAGAATGATTTGTCAGAAAGGAAAAATACGGATCATCCGATTCTTGCTTCAATCTTGGACTCTTACTTTGTGAATTTTGTCAAAAGGCTGGAGGCAAATATCAGAGAACAGATTGTGGAGGTTTATAGTCGTCCAAAAACTAAGGTAGCAGTTGTGCCATCAGAAATAGAGCAGAAGAGTGGTGAAAGTGATGGTGAATATATAAAGCGGCTGAAAGCTTTTGTTGAGAATCAGCACTCTGAGATACAGGTATTATTTGTATTTGTGAATGCTTCTTAAAATGTATACCAGGATAAGTCATGAATCTGTTCCTTCCAGGTAGTCTACCTTTTTGTATACTCTCTCTATTCCTTTTTGGCCGTCTCTTTTTGTAGAAAATTGTTGGTCCTATTTACACGTCGTTTGAAAGTTCAATGCAACATTAACTATTGTTTTGTCAATAATACCCTTAACTATTTACAGTAGGAAGAGAAACAGGTAGAGTGAGATAGTAAATGGTTAAGGGTATTATAGGAAAGAGACAGACAGTTCTATCAATAGtaacaaaatttaatattttggtaTATGTAAATAATCTTAAAATCACAACTAAAAAGGAACATAGGGAGCAATATAGATTTTCTGAGCATTTAGTTGTGTGGCTTTTGATTTGCAGTCATTTGCTTAATGTGTGATTCTGGAGTTGGTTTTAAATGgtataataataaataagattGCAAAGAGCATTCTTGTGAAGTGTTTTTACTATGATGTACTGCCATAGCCTTGTTTGATTTGTTCAGCAAGTTTGGTTTGTTTTGATGATACCTTAGTAGATCTATAATTATTTCTTAGGTTCGTCCCATGAGTGTGGTGCATAGAGTCCATTAGAAGAATAAGAAGCGTGTAGGATCCTGTGCTCTTCAACAAATGTAACATGGTTTGACTATTCTTGATATGTGTGTTATTTAGTGATTTTTTTAATTGTCTCAGGATCTTGTTCTTCGAAATGGTACATTGGCCGAGGACCTGGCTAAAACCGGCAGTAGTTTCCAGTCTGAGCAAAGAGTGAGTGGAGGCGCCGAAAGAGTCCAAACAGAGACACTCCGTAGAGATTTCCAAGAAGCATCTAAAAGGTTGGAGACACTTAAGGCAGAAAAAGCAAAAATCGAATCAGAGGCAAATTTGTATAAGAATTTAGCCGGAAAGGTGGAAGCTGATCTAATGAGTCTATCCGATGCATACAATAGCCTTGAGCAATCTAACCTTCTACTGGAAAATGAGGTGAAAGCACTTAGGGGTGGAGGGCCGTCAACACTTCCAGATGTAGAGGCAATAAAAGCTGAAGCAAGGGAAGAAGCTCTGAAGGAGAGTGAGGGTGAACTGAATGATCTGCTCGTATGCCTAGGGCAAGAACAAAGCAAGGTGGATAAACTTAGTGCTAGGTTGCTGGAGTTGGGAGAGGATGTTGACCAACTACTTGAAGGCATTGGAGATGATGCCGGGGCTGCTGAAGGTTTCGAAGATGAAGACGACGACGagtgatatatttttatttgtctcctCCACTTGATACATTTCATGTTAAATTGTACAGCTAGCACAATCTATGGAGAATGTATACATTCCATGTTGGAttttaaattatgatttcttTAGGACCTGTTTCTTGCTGGTTATATTTCACAATATTCTGGCGTGATTAAATTGTTTCTTTTCTTATCTTTCTCCTTTATCATGTTAACCAGTCAAATTTGCGAGGAAACCCTGTTTTGGGCAAGCATTTGTATTCTGTTTAATCTTTTTAGATGAGGATTATGTTTTTAGTGTGTATTAATTATCCTGCAATAAAAGAAGGTAGAAGTATGGATAGAAACATGATCGATCATAGGGCCAAATTTTTTGCAGGTTCTCCAAACAAAAAGTGTTtacagaaagaaagaaaaaaattcatgTTTTTTTTCCTCCTAATTTACAAATAGTAAGTATGTATGCACAGCATCACCAGTTTCCATACTCTGAAAAATTCCATTGGAACTTAACaaatacacaaaaaattgctTAGCAATTGTCATGGCATCATGCCATCAAGCTAAGCTTCTCTCATATTATTGTAAGGTGGAAAAGGGCTTTATGTTATATGGTATATATCTATCAGCATGACATTCATGCACACCTTTTTTCTGTCTGAAAGCCAATGTAATGTATACGACAAATACAAATCTTGATTGATTTGACTGCATCAA encodes:
- the LOC131629960 gene encoding golgin candidate 6-like; this encodes MKMDLMSGYKGVVGLVFGNENSSNEDRYVERLLDRISNGKLPDDRRNAITELQAVVSENKAFQLAFGAMGLPIMLGVLKEERHDVEMVRGALETLVSALTPINHAKGSSNEVQPDLMNTDLLSREEESIPLLLSLLEEDDFYVRYYTLQILTALLTNSRLRLQETILTIPRGITRLMDMLMDREVIRNEALLLLTHLTREAEEIQKIIVFEGAYDKIFSIIKEEGNSDGGVVVQDCLELLNNLIRSNASNQVLLRETIGLDPLILIFKLRGSSYSFTQQKTINLLSALETIKLLLKGGSDADPGKDANKQKNKTALVQKKVLDNLLILGVESQWVPVAVRCAALKCIGDLIVGDSKNLDLLASKVLGEEPQVEPALNSILRIILRSSSMQEFVAADYVFKNFCEKNADGQAMLASTLIPQPYSVNHSFHEEDVNMSFGSMLLHGLTLGENDGDLETCSRAASVLSHILKDNLPCKERVLRIEIEAPMQSLGAPEPLMHRMVKYLALASSMKSKDGKSNNTSGNSYVQAVILKLLVTWLADCHNAVHCFLDARPHLTYLLELVSNLSETVCIKGFAAVVLGECVIYNKSTDSGKDAFAIVDLISQKIGLSSYFLKFEEMHKSFVFANAESSLTHRSFSRSSAASMADIQDVDENDLSERKNTDHPILASILDSYFVNFVKRLEANIREQIVEVYSRPKTKVAVVPSEIEQKSGESDGEYIKRLKAFVENQHSEIQDLVLRNGTLAEDLAKTGSSFQSEQRVSGGAERVQTETLRRDFQEASKRLETLKAEKAKIESEANLYKNLAGKVEADLMSLSDAYNSLEQSNLLLENEVKALRGGGPSTLPDVEAIKAEAREEALKESEGELNDLLVCLGQEQSKVDKLSARLLELGEDVDQLLEGIGDDAGAAEGFEDEDDDE